In Horticoccus luteus, the following proteins share a genomic window:
- a CDS encoding peroxiredoxin, which translates to MILKFFRVALPLAFAMIFSSAHAAPAKVGDPAPDVTGTTETGASLDFATVYKQQPYTLVYFFPKADTAGCTAQGCSLRDAYEKLTKKGVAVIGVSHDDVAAQKAFKDKNHFPFTLIADPDNTVIKAFGVPTYPMSAMAKRQAYLIKDGKIVWADYSASTDRQAADVLKVIDAQGTE; encoded by the coding sequence ATGATCCTCAAATTCTTCCGCGTCGCCCTCCCCCTCGCCTTCGCCATGATCTTCTCCTCCGCTCACGCCGCTCCCGCCAAGGTCGGCGATCCCGCACCCGACGTCACCGGCACCACCGAGACCGGCGCCTCCCTCGATTTCGCGACCGTGTATAAGCAACAGCCCTACACCCTCGTCTATTTTTTCCCCAAGGCCGACACCGCCGGTTGCACCGCCCAAGGCTGCTCGCTGCGCGATGCGTATGAGAAGCTCACCAAGAAGGGCGTCGCCGTCATCGGCGTGAGCCACGACGACGTCGCCGCGCAAAAGGCGTTCAAGGACAAGAACCACTTTCCGTTCACGCTCATCGCTGATCCCGACAACACCGTCATCAAAGCCTTCGGCGTGCCGACGTATCCGATGTCCGCGATGGCCAAGCGCCAGGCGTATCTCATCAAAGACGGCAAGATCGTCTGGGCCGATTACTCCGCCTCCACCGATCGCCAGGCCGCCGATGTCTTGAAGGTCATCGACGCTCAAGGGACCGAGTAA
- a CDS encoding phosphotransferase enzyme family protein, whose product MSHAPVSPDFPEIFRQFAVRGELASAGPFGNGHINETYVAVAAEGGRGRRYVLQKVNHHIFKNVPALMENVRRVTEHVRAKVRAAKGEQAAGETLRLVPAVSGAAFVQSATGEFWRCYDFIEGAHTVDRVTNEAQAREAARAFGEFQAQLADLPGGRLHETIPHFHHTRSRFEALRVAIAEDRAGRAKDVAAEIEFALAREADADVLLALLAKGEMAERVTHNDTKINNVMLGDTTGQAVAVIDLDTIMPGLPLYDFGEMVRTSASSTWEDDPEAGNMHVRLPLFRALVEGYLGSEVGAVLNATERAHLGFAGKLMTYENGLRFLTDFLQGDTYYKIKHPRHNLVRTRTQFALVRSIERESEAMAAIVREVGGG is encoded by the coding sequence ATGAGCCACGCGCCGGTCTCTCCTGATTTCCCTGAAATTTTCCGTCAGTTTGCCGTGCGCGGGGAGCTGGCATCGGCGGGGCCGTTTGGCAACGGGCACATCAACGAGACCTACGTGGCGGTGGCGGCGGAAGGCGGGCGGGGCCGGCGCTACGTGTTGCAGAAAGTGAATCACCACATCTTCAAGAACGTGCCGGCGTTGATGGAAAACGTGCGGCGGGTGACGGAGCATGTGCGCGCGAAAGTGCGGGCGGCGAAAGGCGAGCAGGCGGCGGGGGAGACGTTGCGCCTGGTGCCGGCGGTGAGCGGGGCGGCGTTTGTACAGAGCGCGACGGGCGAGTTCTGGCGGTGCTACGATTTTATTGAAGGCGCGCACACGGTGGATCGCGTGACGAACGAGGCGCAAGCGCGGGAGGCGGCGCGGGCGTTTGGCGAATTTCAGGCGCAGCTCGCGGATCTGCCGGGCGGGCGGCTGCACGAGACGATCCCTCATTTCCACCACACGCGCAGCCGGTTCGAGGCGTTGCGGGTCGCGATCGCGGAGGATCGCGCGGGGCGGGCGAAGGACGTGGCGGCGGAGATCGAGTTCGCGTTGGCGCGCGAAGCGGATGCAGACGTGCTGCTCGCCCTGCTGGCGAAGGGCGAGATGGCGGAGCGCGTGACGCACAACGACACGAAGATCAACAACGTGATGCTGGGTGACACGACGGGTCAGGCCGTGGCGGTGATCGATCTCGACACCATCATGCCGGGGCTGCCGCTCTACGATTTCGGCGAGATGGTGCGCACGTCGGCGAGTTCGACGTGGGAAGACGATCCCGAGGCGGGCAACATGCACGTGCGGCTGCCGTTGTTTCGGGCGCTGGTGGAGGGTTATCTGGGATCGGAGGTGGGGGCGGTGCTCAATGCCACGGAGCGCGCGCACCTCGGTTTCGCGGGGAAGCTGATGACCTACGAAAACGGGCTTCGTTTTTTGACGGATTTCCTGCAGGGCGACACGTATTACAAAATCAAGCATCCGCGGCACAACCTGGTCCGCACGCGCACGCAATTCGCGCTGGTGCGGAGCATCGAGCGTGAAAGCGAAGCGATGGCGGCCATCGTGCGCGAAGTCGGCGGCGGCTGA
- a CDS encoding GH116 family glycosyl-hydrolase, with amino-acid sequence MKTNALGWPVLKTYTGEKLARVAMPVGGIGTGTVSLCGWGAWRHWEVANRPAKGFTPLGEGRSGPFFAVRAQRKGEAAVARVLEGPLPFGEYEGAEGAPRANAGLPRFRTATFEAAYPLGCVRLRDAAVPLAVTLEAFNPLIPGDSERSGLPVALVRVRLHNEGRAPVAAAVCAALPNFIGADGFALELDEFRGNLQPTGAVKNRNVWRDTRALRGVALRSEGVAPAHPAWGTLALGTTARRGVTHRTAWAEGGWSDALLEFWDDFAADGRLEERAAAADSPNASLAVEVNVPARSERTVEFLVAWHFPNRPAWGHGPKGDGPRVGNFYAAKFADAWAAAEHAAAAWPGLERETVAFVRSVVESNLPAVVREAALFNLSTLRSQTCFRTEDGRFFGWEGIFDRHGSCHGSCTHVWNYEHATALLWPDLARSMRETEFSASALRADGLMSFRVALPLAPAAETAVAAADGQMGCLVKLHREWRLSGDTAWLRTQWPGARKALEFAWLPGSWDADQDGVMEGCQHNTMDVEYFGPNPQMASWYLAALRAAEAMARALGEEEFAEKCRGLFERGRAWVAEHLFNGEYFEQEVRPAGDWKNVRAGLVVGMGGKNAAAPDFQLGAGCLIDQLAGQPNAHFERLGHVLEAAQERRALTAVLRHNRRRGFADHFNHMRSFVLGEETALVMATYPRGGRPARPFPYFTEVMTGFEYCVAVHLAQEGREAEAVRVVRDIRARYDGRKRNPFDEAECGHHYARALASWGLVPALTGFFYDARLGELAFQAPKKGVRWPWAAGGAWGEVALVPGRRALRVTVRAGGGRLSVRRLAIGGARKEFSRAKTLAPGRPLSVVMSFTA; translated from the coding sequence ATGAAAACCAACGCGCTTGGGTGGCCGGTGTTGAAGACTTACACGGGCGAGAAGCTTGCGCGGGTGGCGATGCCGGTGGGCGGCATCGGGACGGGGACGGTGTCGCTGTGCGGGTGGGGCGCGTGGCGGCATTGGGAGGTGGCCAACCGGCCGGCGAAGGGTTTTACGCCGCTGGGCGAAGGGCGGAGCGGGCCGTTTTTCGCGGTGCGAGCGCAGCGCAAAGGCGAGGCGGCGGTCGCGCGGGTGCTCGAAGGGCCGTTGCCGTTCGGCGAATACGAAGGCGCGGAAGGCGCGCCGCGGGCGAATGCGGGCCTGCCGCGGTTTCGCACGGCGACCTTCGAAGCGGCGTATCCGCTGGGGTGCGTGCGGCTGCGCGACGCGGCGGTGCCGCTGGCAGTGACGCTGGAGGCGTTTAATCCGCTGATTCCGGGCGACAGCGAGCGCAGCGGACTGCCGGTGGCGCTGGTGCGGGTGCGGTTGCACAACGAAGGTCGCGCGCCGGTGGCCGCGGCGGTGTGCGCGGCGCTGCCGAACTTCATCGGCGCGGATGGGTTCGCGTTGGAGCTGGATGAATTTCGCGGGAATTTGCAGCCGACGGGCGCAGTCAAAAACCGCAACGTGTGGCGGGACACGCGGGCGTTGCGCGGCGTGGCGCTGCGTTCGGAAGGCGTGGCGCCGGCGCATCCGGCGTGGGGCACGCTGGCGCTGGGGACAACGGCGCGCCGCGGGGTGACGCATCGCACGGCGTGGGCGGAGGGCGGTTGGAGCGATGCGTTGCTGGAATTCTGGGATGACTTTGCCGCGGACGGGCGGCTGGAAGAGCGGGCGGCGGCGGCGGACTCGCCGAACGCGTCGCTCGCGGTGGAGGTGAACGTGCCGGCGCGGAGCGAGCGCACGGTGGAGTTTTTAGTGGCGTGGCATTTTCCGAACCGGCCGGCGTGGGGCCATGGACCGAAAGGCGACGGGCCGCGCGTGGGGAATTTTTACGCGGCGAAATTTGCCGATGCGTGGGCGGCGGCGGAGCACGCGGCGGCGGCGTGGCCGGGGCTGGAGCGCGAGACCGTGGCGTTTGTGCGGAGCGTGGTGGAGAGCAATTTGCCGGCGGTGGTGCGCGAGGCGGCGCTGTTCAATTTATCGACGCTGCGGTCGCAGACGTGTTTCCGCACGGAGGACGGACGGTTCTTCGGTTGGGAGGGAATTTTCGACCGGCACGGGAGTTGTCACGGGAGTTGCACGCATGTGTGGAATTACGAGCACGCGACGGCGCTGTTGTGGCCGGACCTCGCGCGCTCGATGCGGGAGACGGAGTTTTCGGCGTCTGCGTTGCGGGCGGACGGATTGATGTCGTTTCGCGTGGCGCTGCCCTTGGCGCCGGCGGCGGAGACGGCGGTCGCGGCGGCGGATGGGCAGATGGGGTGCCTCGTGAAACTGCACCGCGAGTGGCGCTTGTCGGGCGACACGGCGTGGTTGCGGACGCAGTGGCCGGGGGCGCGCAAGGCCCTGGAGTTTGCGTGGCTGCCTGGTTCGTGGGACGCGGATCAGGACGGCGTGATGGAGGGCTGCCAGCACAACACGATGGACGTGGAGTATTTCGGGCCGAATCCGCAAATGGCGTCGTGGTATCTGGCGGCGTTGCGCGCGGCGGAGGCGATGGCGCGGGCGTTGGGCGAGGAGGAATTCGCGGAGAAATGCCGGGGGTTGTTCGAGCGAGGGCGCGCGTGGGTGGCGGAGCATTTGTTCAACGGCGAATATTTCGAGCAGGAGGTGCGTCCGGCGGGCGACTGGAAGAACGTGCGGGCCGGGCTGGTGGTGGGAATGGGCGGGAAGAATGCGGCGGCGCCGGACTTTCAGCTCGGTGCGGGGTGTCTGATCGACCAGCTCGCGGGGCAACCGAACGCGCATTTCGAGCGGTTGGGGCATGTGCTGGAGGCGGCGCAGGAGCGGCGGGCGTTGACGGCGGTGTTGCGGCACAACCGGCGGCGCGGGTTCGCGGATCACTTTAATCACATGCGCAGTTTTGTGCTTGGGGAGGAGACGGCGTTGGTGATGGCGACGTATCCGCGCGGGGGGCGGCCGGCGCGGCCGTTTCCGTATTTCACGGAGGTGATGACGGGGTTCGAATACTGCGTGGCGGTGCACCTAGCGCAGGAAGGGCGGGAGGCCGAGGCGGTGCGGGTGGTGCGCGACATCCGCGCGCGTTACGATGGGCGGAAACGCAATCCGTTCGACGAGGCGGAGTGCGGTCACCACTACGCGCGGGCGCTGGCGAGTTGGGGCCTCGTGCCGGCGCTGACGGGATTTTTCTACGATGCGCGGTTGGGCGAGCTGGCATTTCAGGCGCCGAAGAAAGGCGTGCGCTGGCCGTGGGCGGCGGGCGGAGCGTGGGGGGAAGTGGCCCTTGTGCCGGGGCGGCGGGCGCTGCGCGTGACGGTGCGCGCGGGGGGCGGGAGGCTGAGCGTGCGGCGGCTCGCGATCGGAGGGGCGAGGAAGGAATTTTCGCGCGCGAAAACGCTCGCGCCGGGACGTCCGCTTTCGGTTGTAATGTCGTTTACCGCATGA
- a CDS encoding nucleotidyltransferase family protein — MQPTLLVLAAGMGSRYGGLKQIDPVGPGGETVLDYAVFDALRAGFGRVVFVIRRDFEALFREQIGAKYAGRVPVDYVFQAIDALPVAEAGGSGRPAYAVPAGREKPWGTGHAVWCARDVVREPFAVINADDFYGADSFAQLGRFLTSPAASPTIHGFDPMSGHKAPPPEPAEFAMVGFRLANTLSEHGAVSRGICAAGDDGKLRSIEEHTGILASEVGAGKKYGGSEIVSMNCWGFTPALFAGLDAQLREFLAARGGEAKSEFYLPAAVSTMIARGEATVRVLPTESAWFGVTYREDKPRVMAAIAALVAAGTYPAKLF, encoded by the coding sequence ATGCAACCGACGCTTCTCGTTCTCGCTGCGGGCATGGGCTCGCGTTACGGCGGCCTGAAACAAATCGATCCGGTGGGGCCGGGCGGGGAGACGGTGCTCGATTACGCGGTGTTCGATGCGTTGCGCGCGGGATTCGGGCGCGTGGTGTTCGTGATCCGGAGGGATTTCGAGGCGTTGTTTCGCGAACAGATCGGCGCGAAATACGCGGGGCGCGTGCCGGTGGATTACGTGTTTCAAGCGATCGACGCGCTGCCGGTGGCGGAGGCCGGCGGCAGCGGGCGCCCGGCGTATGCGGTGCCGGCGGGGCGGGAGAAACCGTGGGGCACGGGGCACGCGGTGTGGTGCGCGCGCGACGTCGTGCGGGAGCCCTTCGCGGTGATCAACGCCGATGATTTTTACGGCGCGGATTCGTTCGCGCAGCTCGGGCGGTTTCTGACCAGCCCGGCGGCGTCGCCGACGATCCATGGTTTCGATCCGATGTCGGGGCACAAGGCGCCGCCGCCGGAGCCGGCGGAGTTTGCGATGGTGGGTTTCCGGCTGGCGAACACGTTGTCGGAGCACGGCGCGGTGTCGCGTGGGATTTGTGCGGCGGGGGACGACGGGAAGCTGCGCTCGATCGAGGAGCACACGGGCATCCTGGCGAGCGAGGTGGGCGCGGGGAAGAAATACGGCGGGAGCGAAATCGTGTCGATGAACTGCTGGGGTTTTACGCCGGCGCTGTTCGCAGGGCTCGACGCGCAACTGCGGGAGTTTCTCGCGGCGCGCGGGGGCGAGGCGAAGTCGGAGTTTTATCTGCCGGCGGCGGTGTCGACGATGATCGCGCGCGGCGAGGCGACGGTGCGGGTGTTGCCGACGGAGAGTGCGTGGTTCGGCGTGACGTATCGCGAAGACAAGCCGCGCGTGATGGCGGCGATCGCGGCGCTGGTCGCGGCGGGCACGTATCCGGCGAAGTTGTTCTGA
- a CDS encoding sugar ABC transporter ATP-binding protein — MASAAFVQFRAVTKTFGGVTALADVSLALNRGECHGLMGENGAGKSTLGKILAGIHPPDSGEVLIDGHSHRFHSPRHALQAGVAMVHQELAFCPDLSVAENLSLGRYPRRAAGLLLDHAAMHQRAEKLLAAIGVHLDVSRPMRELSTAQEQLVQIAAAIGTHPRILVFDEPTSSLSATDAESLFVLIEDLKKRGLTIIYVSHRMPELFRLCDRLSVLRDGRYVGTLAQAEMTHDAVVQLMIGRRLTDYFPAHVNAPAGPLVLSVRDLASPGKFQNVSFDVRAGEIVGFAGLVGSGRSEIAQAIFGLDRRATGRLTLDGQPLPLGSVTASLAAGLGLVPEDRKRQGCVLALPCRANISLAILDRLRRLGGLLDRAREKAVATDYFSRLHIKAASLDAPVNSLSGGNQQKIVIAKWLARGGRLLIVDEPTRGVDVGAKAAIHELIDELAREGLAVMLISSELPEVINLSSRVLVMRDGRLVGELTRAAATQDSVLRLMTGVARAA; from the coding sequence ATGGCCTCCGCCGCCTTCGTCCAATTCCGCGCCGTCACCAAGACCTTTGGCGGCGTCACCGCGCTCGCCGACGTTTCTCTGGCGCTTAACCGCGGCGAATGCCACGGCTTGATGGGCGAAAACGGCGCCGGCAAATCCACCCTCGGCAAAATCCTCGCCGGCATCCATCCACCCGACTCCGGCGAGGTCCTCATCGACGGCCACTCGCACCGCTTCCACTCGCCGCGCCACGCCCTCCAGGCCGGCGTCGCGATGGTGCACCAGGAACTCGCCTTTTGCCCCGACCTCAGCGTCGCCGAAAACCTCTCTCTCGGCCGCTACCCGCGTCGCGCCGCCGGCCTGCTCCTCGACCACGCGGCGATGCACCAGCGCGCCGAAAAACTGCTCGCCGCCATCGGCGTCCACCTCGACGTCTCCCGCCCCATGCGCGAACTCTCCACCGCGCAGGAGCAACTCGTGCAAATCGCCGCCGCCATCGGCACCCACCCGCGCATCCTCGTTTTCGACGAACCCACCAGCTCCCTCTCCGCGACCGACGCCGAATCACTCTTCGTCCTCATCGAAGACCTCAAGAAACGCGGCCTCACGATCATCTACGTGTCGCACCGCATGCCCGAGCTTTTCCGCCTCTGCGATCGCCTGAGCGTCCTGCGCGACGGCCGTTACGTCGGCACCCTCGCCCAAGCTGAAATGACCCACGACGCCGTCGTCCAGTTGATGATCGGCCGCCGCCTCACCGACTACTTTCCTGCTCACGTCAACGCCCCCGCCGGCCCCCTCGTTCTCTCCGTCCGCGACCTCGCCTCGCCCGGCAAATTCCAAAACGTCTCCTTCGACGTGCGCGCCGGCGAAATCGTCGGTTTCGCCGGCCTCGTCGGTTCCGGCCGCAGCGAAATCGCCCAGGCTATTTTCGGCTTGGACCGCCGCGCCACCGGCCGCCTCACGCTCGACGGCCAGCCGCTCCCCCTCGGCTCCGTGACCGCGTCCCTCGCCGCCGGCCTCGGCCTCGTGCCCGAAGATCGCAAGCGTCAGGGCTGCGTCCTCGCCCTGCCCTGCCGCGCCAATATCAGCCTGGCCATTCTCGATCGATTGCGCCGCCTCGGCGGCCTGCTGGATCGCGCCCGCGAAAAAGCCGTGGCCACCGATTACTTCAGCCGGTTGCACATCAAAGCCGCCTCGCTCGACGCTCCCGTCAATTCCCTCTCCGGCGGCAACCAGCAGAAAATCGTCATCGCCAAATGGCTGGCCCGCGGCGGCCGCTTGCTGATCGTCGATGAACCCACCCGCGGCGTCGACGTCGGCGCCAAAGCCGCCATTCACGAACTCATCGACGAACTGGCCCGCGAGGGTCTCGCCGTGATGCTGATCTCCTCGGAGCTGCCGGAAGTCATCAACCTGTCGAGCCGCGTGCTGGTCATGCGCGACGGCCGGCTCGTCGGCGAGCTGACCCGCGCCGCAGCCACGCAAGACTCCGTCCTCCGCCTGATGACCGGCGTCGCCCGCGCCGCCTGA
- a CDS encoding 5-deoxy-glucuronate isomerase, whose product MPRIIRAQDNRNEPLITPGRHGATLSYFNLIRLAAGQSHTYEAADCETICVVLSGRAEIAAGGQTFGGIGERADVWSGPADSVYCGTSARATVRALRDGTEVAVAGGICRQPRAPFHLPPAEVERVDVGSLETHTRRSLFHVLGHNARERTCNLQVCEIYPAAGCWSGVPPHKHDTERPPEETDFEEIYHYRFRPETGFGAQLIYEPDGTSTAAMTRHGDTYLVDRGYHPTVTAPGYEGYLFAILVGRHQRSLVPYFDPAHGHLTAGTPGLEKMRANLK is encoded by the coding sequence ATGCCTCGGATCATTCGCGCGCAGGACAATCGGAACGAACCATTGATCACCCCGGGGCGCCACGGGGCCACGTTGAGTTACTTCAACTTGATCCGGCTCGCGGCGGGGCAGTCGCACACCTATGAAGCGGCGGATTGCGAGACGATCTGCGTGGTGTTGAGCGGGCGCGCGGAAATCGCGGCGGGCGGGCAGACGTTCGGCGGCATCGGCGAACGCGCGGATGTGTGGTCAGGGCCGGCGGATTCGGTTTATTGCGGAACGAGCGCGCGGGCGACCGTGCGGGCGTTGCGGGACGGCACGGAAGTCGCGGTCGCGGGCGGCATCTGCCGGCAACCCCGCGCGCCGTTTCATCTGCCGCCCGCGGAAGTCGAGCGGGTGGACGTGGGCTCGCTGGAGACGCACACGCGGCGAAGTCTCTTTCACGTGCTCGGGCACAACGCACGCGAGCGCACGTGCAACCTGCAGGTGTGCGAAATTTATCCCGCCGCGGGTTGCTGGTCCGGCGTGCCGCCGCACAAGCACGATACGGAACGTCCGCCGGAAGAGACGGATTTCGAGGAGATTTATCACTATCGCTTCCGGCCGGAGACAGGTTTCGGCGCCCAACTGATTTACGAACCCGACGGGACGTCGACGGCGGCCATGACGCGCCACGGCGACACCTACCTTGTGGACCGGGGTTATCATCCGACGGTCACGGCGCCGGGTTATGAGGGTTATCTTTTTGCGATTCTCGTGGGGCGGCACCAGCGCTCGCTCGTGCCGTATTTCGATCCGGCGCACGGGCATTTGACGGCGGGCACGCCGGGGTTGGAAAAAATGCGGGCGAATCTCAAGTAG
- a CDS encoding substrate-binding domain-containing protein: MKRSLRLLRPAGLAAAALLALSACSKKSATTAAAAAPAQRTVLIGIIGKSQTNDVFQAAHAGARDAARELGPKYGVHVEIEIRTPNDEDATKQAEAIEALARRGADGIALSCSEANTVTPSIDKAVAKGIPVMCFDSDAPQSKRFAYYGTDDAYCGAIIMQRLAEEMGHHGSVAILAGNQSAPNLQKRVQGAKETLAKYPDMKLNDPGVFYHVETPEKAAEAVANAQNANPGIKGWAFVGGWPLFTADALKWPAGSIKVVSCDALPAQLNYIRDGHVGTLFAQDCYGWGHKSVEILLEKIMHDKSPDPARVIDPLTEVTKANVDSYAKNWSKWLAR; the protein is encoded by the coding sequence ATGAAACGTTCCCTCCGACTCCTCCGCCCCGCCGGCCTCGCCGCCGCCGCCCTGCTCGCGCTCAGCGCCTGCTCCAAAAAGTCCGCCACCACCGCCGCCGCCGCCGCGCCCGCTCAACGCACCGTGCTCATCGGCATCATCGGCAAAAGCCAGACCAACGACGTCTTCCAGGCCGCCCACGCCGGCGCCCGCGATGCCGCCCGCGAGCTCGGCCCGAAATACGGTGTGCACGTCGAAATCGAAATCCGCACGCCCAACGACGAAGATGCCACCAAGCAAGCCGAGGCCATCGAAGCCCTCGCCCGCCGTGGCGCCGACGGCATCGCTCTCTCCTGTTCCGAAGCCAACACCGTCACGCCGTCCATCGACAAAGCCGTCGCCAAAGGCATCCCCGTGATGTGCTTCGATTCCGACGCCCCGCAAAGCAAACGCTTCGCCTACTACGGCACCGACGATGCCTATTGCGGCGCCATCATCATGCAACGCCTCGCCGAGGAGATGGGCCACCACGGCAGCGTCGCGATCCTCGCCGGCAACCAGAGCGCCCCGAATCTGCAAAAGCGGGTGCAAGGCGCCAAGGAGACCCTCGCCAAATATCCCGACATGAAGCTCAACGACCCCGGCGTGTTTTACCACGTTGAGACACCCGAGAAAGCCGCCGAAGCCGTCGCCAACGCGCAGAACGCCAACCCCGGCATCAAGGGCTGGGCCTTCGTCGGCGGCTGGCCGCTCTTCACCGCCGATGCCCTCAAGTGGCCCGCCGGCTCCATCAAGGTCGTCTCCTGCGATGCCCTGCCCGCTCAACTCAACTACATCCGCGACGGCCACGTCGGCACGCTCTTCGCCCAGGATTGCTACGGCTGGGGCCACAAATCCGTCGAAATCCTCCTCGAGAAAATCATGCACGACAAATCCCCCGACCCCGCGCGCGTGATCGATCCCCTCACCGAAGTCACCAAGGCCAACGTCGATTCCTACGCGAAAAACTGGAGCAAGTGGCTCGCCCGGTAA
- a CDS encoding ABC transporter permease, giving the protein MSPSAPAARPARRALPQEVGLALVVLVLGLILAGYGWHDARPGHPNTFLNFDNLIDGVATPMSYYAIMAVGATVVIITAGIDISVGAIMALAALGGAGALQALPPDASAWLVLPVALLVPLAIGLACGLINGGLVVGLNLHPFIVTLGTMSIFRGLANVLPSQKTLPAAGQLLPEAFTTRFMRVEWFGLQPMPLLLMLGTIALGWIYLHLMVAGRETYAVGGNVEAARFSGLRVNRILLRTYALSGLSAGLAGMVSLGRFGTASTSTGTGYELTVIAGAVVGGASLAGGRGTAVGALLGTLIIALIENGILILRLAQEYRLVIIGLAIVVAVALERLGHHLRQRRAAR; this is encoded by the coding sequence ATGAGTCCTTCCGCCCCCGCAGCCCGACCTGCCCGCCGCGCCCTCCCCCAGGAAGTCGGCCTCGCCCTCGTCGTCCTCGTGCTCGGCCTCATCCTCGCCGGCTACGGCTGGCACGACGCTCGTCCCGGGCATCCCAATACGTTTCTCAATTTCGACAACCTCATCGACGGCGTGGCCACGCCGATGTCTTACTACGCCATCATGGCCGTCGGGGCGACCGTGGTCATCATCACCGCCGGGATCGATATCTCCGTCGGCGCGATCATGGCGTTGGCCGCCCTCGGCGGCGCTGGTGCCCTGCAGGCGTTGCCGCCCGATGCGTCCGCCTGGCTCGTCCTCCCCGTCGCGTTGCTCGTGCCGCTCGCGATCGGCCTCGCCTGCGGCTTGATCAACGGCGGACTCGTCGTCGGCCTCAACCTCCACCCCTTCATCGTCACGCTCGGCACGATGAGCATCTTCCGCGGCCTGGCCAACGTCCTGCCTTCGCAGAAAACGCTTCCCGCCGCCGGCCAGCTTCTGCCCGAGGCGTTCACCACCCGTTTCATGCGCGTGGAGTGGTTCGGCCTCCAGCCCATGCCGCTCCTCCTCATGCTCGGCACGATCGCCCTCGGGTGGATTTATCTCCATCTCATGGTCGCCGGTCGCGAGACTTACGCCGTCGGCGGCAACGTCGAGGCCGCCCGCTTCAGCGGTCTCCGCGTCAATCGCATCCTTCTGCGCACGTATGCCCTCTCCGGTCTCTCCGCCGGTCTCGCCGGCATGGTCTCGCTCGGTCGCTTCGGCACCGCCAGCACCAGCACCGGCACGGGCTACGAACTCACCGTCATCGCGGGCGCTGTCGTCGGCGGCGCCAGTCTCGCCGGCGGCCGCGGCACCGCCGTCGGCGCGCTCCTCGGCACGCTCATCATCGCGCTCATCGAGAACGGCATTCTCATCCTTCGCCTCGCGCAGGAATACCGCCTCGTCATCATCGGTCTCGCCATCGTCGTAGCCGTCGCCCTCGAACGCCTGGGCCACCACCTCCGCCAGCGTCGCGCCGCCCGTTGA
- a CDS encoding helix-turn-helix transcriptional regulator yields MVRLPGASADPLGGWRPMALSYLRPLPQNQNFTAQRLRAINRGQTDESVTAQARLAGTFRAHRLRDIVSPAWFESAYYQNYLDRGIHDSLTVALPVNAMTESYYGFLRMRPLDPFTETQRQIAAYALRGLPVFHRHILLAHGVGVAAKPFSPVERKAVAHLLTDKSEKDIAAALGVTATTAHTYIRDVLDKLGVKGRAGLAALWLGQPPDNKPRSL; encoded by the coding sequence GTGGTGCGCCTCCCCGGCGCATCCGCCGATCCACTCGGAGGCTGGCGCCCCATGGCGCTCAGCTACCTGCGCCCCCTCCCGCAAAACCAAAATTTCACCGCGCAACGCCTCCGCGCGATCAACCGCGGCCAGACCGACGAATCCGTCACGGCCCAAGCCCGTCTCGCCGGCACCTTCCGCGCCCACCGCCTGCGCGACATCGTCTCACCGGCGTGGTTCGAGTCCGCCTACTATCAAAACTACCTCGACCGCGGCATCCACGACTCCCTCACCGTCGCCCTGCCGGTCAACGCCATGACGGAGTCCTATTACGGCTTCCTGCGGATGCGCCCGCTCGATCCTTTCACGGAAACGCAGCGGCAGATCGCTGCGTATGCGTTGCGCGGACTGCCCGTGTTTCATCGCCACATCCTCCTCGCGCACGGCGTCGGCGTCGCCGCCAAGCCCTTTAGCCCCGTCGAGCGCAAAGCCGTCGCCCACCTGCTCACCGACAAAAGCGAGAAGGACATCGCCGCCGCCCTCGGCGTCACGGCGACCACGGCGCACACCTACATCCGCGACGTGCTCGACAAACTCGGCGTCAAAGGCCGCGCCGGCCTCGCCGCTCTCTGGCTGGGCCAGCCGCCGGATAACAAACCGCGCAGCCTATAG